In the genome of Blastopirellula marina, one region contains:
- a CDS encoding PQQ-binding-like beta-propeller repeat protein, which produces MSRWFCFASMFLALFVLTANIAVAGPYRLVMQGNNKLAIVDQDGKIEWEMPWGGIHDIHVLDNGHIMVQQGAAKVAEIDPETKKVVWSYDSAKSNGNEGKRIEVHAFQPLDNGHVMIVESGAGRIIEINRDGKLLKEIPLKRNHPDAHSDTRLVRKLNSGNYLVAQEADGFIREYDGKSGEIVWEYEVPMFGQEPRGGHGPEAFGNKAFSAMRLKNGNTLIATGNGHSVIEVTPDKEIVWKITQNDLPGITLAWVTTLEVLPNGNYMIGNCHAGPENPLLVEIDPKTKKVVWTFDMFNVFGNSAPNSQLLDVEGEVIR; this is translated from the coding sequence ATGTCGCGTTGGTTTTGTTTTGCATCCATGTTCCTGGCCCTTTTTGTTTTGACTGCGAATATCGCAGTGGCTGGCCCCTATCGTTTGGTCATGCAAGGGAATAACAAGCTGGCGATCGTCGATCAGGACGGCAAGATCGAATGGGAAATGCCGTGGGGCGGAATCCACGACATCCACGTATTGGACAACGGACACATCATGGTCCAACAAGGTGCCGCCAAGGTCGCTGAGATCGATCCGGAAACCAAGAAGGTGGTCTGGTCGTACGATTCCGCCAAAAGCAACGGCAACGAAGGGAAACGAATCGAAGTCCATGCGTTTCAGCCACTCGATAATGGCCACGTGATGATTGTCGAGTCAGGTGCTGGTCGTATCATCGAAATCAATCGTGATGGCAAACTTCTAAAAGAAATTCCCCTGAAGCGAAATCATCCCGACGCTCACTCCGATACCCGCTTAGTTCGTAAGCTTAATAGTGGCAATTACTTGGTCGCTCAGGAAGCAGATGGGTTCATTCGCGAATATGATGGCAAGAGCGGTGAAATCGTTTGGGAATATGAAGTCCCGATGTTTGGTCAAGAGCCACGTGGTGGTCATGGACCAGAAGCATTCGGCAATAAAGCCTTTAGTGCAATGCGTCTTAAGAATGGCAACACGTTGATTGCAACGGGCAATGGGCACAGTGTGATCGAAGTAACGCCTGACAAGGAAATCGTTTGGAAGATTACTCAAAACGACCTACCCGGAATCACCTTGGCTTGGGTCACGACACTCGAAGTGCTTCCGAACGGCAACTACATGATTGGCAACTGCCACGCCGGTCCAGAAAATCCGTTGCTCGTTGAAATCGATCCGAAGACGAAGAAGGTAGTTTGGACGTTTGATATGTTCAACGTCTTCGGCAACTCGGCGCCGAATTCGCAGTTGCTCGATGTTGAAGGGGAAGTGATTCGCTAA
- a CDS encoding RNA polymerase sigma factor gives MDTSVSFLDSLQQTSDEEAWSRLVELYSPLIRGWLKRHGAAVTDLDDICQDVLAVVFRRFPEFRREPRTGAFRAWLRTITVNCVRDHWRKKNKHAAGMGGSAFGEVINQLEDPNSGLSAQWNLDHDRHVLQYLLDEVRPSFTDKTWQAFQRFALDGLSADDVSQELGISVNAVFVAKSRILSRLRQRGLGLIE, from the coding sequence ATGGATACCTCGGTCAGTTTTCTTGACTCCTTGCAGCAAACCTCCGACGAAGAGGCTTGGTCTCGCCTGGTTGAACTCTACTCTCCGTTGATTCGTGGTTGGCTCAAGCGGCATGGAGCGGCAGTGACGGATCTAGATGACATTTGTCAGGACGTGCTCGCCGTGGTATTTCGCCGCTTTCCGGAGTTTCGTCGCGAACCCCGAACCGGGGCATTTCGCGCTTGGCTGCGGACGATTACCGTCAATTGTGTCCGCGATCACTGGCGAAAGAAGAACAAACACGCCGCAGGAATGGGTGGAAGTGCTTTTGGCGAAGTGATCAATCAGTTGGAAGATCCCAATAGCGGGCTAAGTGCCCAGTGGAATCTTGACCATGATCGGCACGTGCTACAATACTTGCTTGACGAAGTACGCCCTTCTTTTACCGACAAGACCTGGCAGGCATTTCAGCGGTTCGCCCTGGATGGCTTAAGTGCGGACGATGTCAGCCAAGAGTTAGGGATTTCGGTGAATGCTGTTTTCGTAGCTAAATCACGGATCTTGTCCCGATTACGTCAACGCGGGCTGGGCCTGATCGAATAG
- a CDS encoding slipin family protein, whose product MLFEKKIKIKNFEVGFLFREGDFAGILEPGAHKFFDPWNKVRVSIHSQRDAFLVDEQLDVIVKSGELAERAQVLDLKQHQRALVWVDGRFDRAFGPGLYAYWTKFHDVVVETFDARDIRFEHAQLKPIWQNTFARQQLEFYDVNRECAGVLFIDGRYVETLTPGTYAFWRGVADIKLVENDLRETMLDIGGQDIMTADKVTLRINAVATYKIVDAKLAVTASNSLQQSLYREVQLALRSVIGSQELDSFLSAKESVAGELETIVRRRAGELGLSIVSVGIRDVILPGEMKNLLNQVMEAKKAAEANLIVRREEVAAMRSQANTAKMLSDNPTLMRLRELEVLEKIAMTGNLNIVLGEKGLADRVTNML is encoded by the coding sequence ATGTTGTTCGAGAAGAAAATCAAGATCAAGAACTTTGAAGTCGGATTCCTGTTTCGTGAAGGTGATTTCGCGGGAATCTTGGAACCAGGAGCGCATAAGTTCTTCGATCCATGGAATAAGGTTCGAGTGTCGATTCATTCGCAGCGCGACGCATTTCTTGTTGACGAACAACTGGACGTGATTGTTAAGTCGGGCGAGCTTGCGGAACGAGCACAAGTTCTTGACTTGAAGCAGCACCAGCGCGCGCTGGTCTGGGTTGATGGTCGTTTCGATCGAGCATTCGGTCCAGGTTTGTACGCTTACTGGACGAAGTTCCACGACGTAGTTGTCGAGACCTTTGACGCGCGCGATATTCGCTTCGAACATGCTCAATTGAAGCCGATCTGGCAGAACACGTTCGCGCGGCAGCAACTTGAGTTCTACGACGTCAATCGCGAGTGCGCTGGCGTATTGTTCATTGATGGCCGCTACGTTGAAACGCTGACCCCAGGTACTTACGCGTTCTGGCGAGGAGTAGCCGATATCAAGCTAGTTGAAAATGACCTGCGAGAGACGATGCTCGACATCGGTGGTCAGGACATCATGACGGCAGATAAGGTCACGCTGCGGATTAACGCCGTGGCGACCTACAAGATTGTCGATGCCAAGTTGGCGGTGACCGCAAGTAACAGCTTGCAGCAGTCACTCTACCGCGAAGTGCAGTTGGCACTGCGGAGCGTGATCGGTTCGCAGGAACTTGATTCGTTCCTAAGTGCCAAGGAATCCGTTGCGGGAGAGCTGGAAACGATTGTCCGGCGGCGTGCTGGTGAATTAGGTCTAAGCATCGTCAGCGTTGGAATCCGAGATGTGATTCTACCTGGGGAAATGAAGAACCTGCTGAATCAGGTGATGGAAGCCAAGAAAGCGGCCGAAGCCAACCTGATTGTCCGGCGCGAGGAAGTCGCCGCGATGCGAAGTCAGGCCAACACGGCCAAAATGCTGTCCGACAACCCGACCTTGATGCGATTGCGCGAGCTGGAAGTTCTCGAAAAGATCGCCATGACTGGTAATTTGAACATCGTACTAGGCGAAAAGGGCCTGGCCGATCGTGTCACCAACATGTTGTAA
- a CDS encoding TIGR01457 family HAD-type hydrolase, with amino-acid sequence MSKGFLIDMDGVMYRGSQLIPGADQFIRQLRNDETPFLFLTNNSQRTRRDVVTKLSRMGIEVEERHVFTCAMATARFLANQKPNGTAYVLGEGGLLNALHQNGYSVVDHDPDFVVVGEGRTLNWDMVETATQMILDGAKLIATNDDPNCPTSRGTRPGAGATIAFLEKATGRKALSIGKPSPLMMRMARKEIGLETSETVMIGDTMETDILGGVQMGYQTILVLSGGTKREDVPGHPYQPDLIIDSVAELVRPREDRVSLKTPVSVPDHEDSAESYMASLRH; translated from the coding sequence ATGAGTAAGGGATTTTTGATCGACATGGATGGCGTCATGTATCGGGGCAGTCAGTTGATCCCTGGCGCGGATCAATTTATTCGACAGCTTCGAAACGACGAGACCCCCTTCCTGTTTCTTACCAACAACAGTCAACGTACCCGTCGAGATGTAGTCACCAAGTTGTCACGCATGGGGATCGAGGTCGAAGAGAGGCATGTCTTCACGTGCGCGATGGCAACGGCTCGATTCCTGGCCAACCAGAAACCGAACGGCACGGCCTACGTCTTGGGTGAAGGCGGCCTTCTAAATGCCTTGCACCAGAATGGATATTCGGTGGTGGACCACGATCCTGACTTCGTCGTTGTGGGTGAAGGGCGTACGTTGAACTGGGATATGGTCGAGACGGCTACCCAAATGATCTTAGATGGTGCCAAGCTGATCGCCACGAACGATGATCCGAATTGCCCGACGTCGCGAGGTACGCGTCCTGGAGCGGGAGCAACAATTGCTTTCCTTGAGAAAGCCACTGGTCGCAAGGCCCTCAGCATCGGCAAGCCAAGTCCATTGATGATGCGCATGGCGCGTAAAGAGATTGGCCTGGAAACGTCGGAAACGGTCATGATTGGCGACACCATGGAAACCGATATCCTCGGCGGTGTTCAGATGGGTTATCAAACGATTTTGGTTCTCTCTGGTGGCACCAAGCGCGAAGATGTTCCAGGACATCCTTACCAGCCAGACTTGATCATCGATTCAGTCGCCGAGTTGGTACGTCCTCGTGAAGATCGCGTCAGTTTGAAAACACCCGTGAGCGTGCCAGATCATGAAGATTCCGCGGAAAGCTATATGGCGTCGCTACGACATTAG
- a CDS encoding EF-hand domain-containing protein → MRKILCFTSVVALLAITSIAYSQGPGRPGRGSNQMTVESFLARLKVFDANQDGSISAEEMTDSRLLPLVKRADKDGDGVATKDELVALFEQESSGHRGGFRGGPGGGGPGGGGPLGGPGMGGFPPGGGPGGPPAMQPGQVLPEFLAAELELTPPQKKQLDALQKLVDKRLKSILTDDQLARLQQMSQQGPGLGGPGRGGPGMGFPGRGPGGPRPQN, encoded by the coding sequence ATGAGAAAGATCCTTTGTTTCACTTCCGTGGTTGCTCTTCTGGCGATCACGAGCATTGCCTATTCGCAAGGACCTGGCCGCCCTGGCCGCGGCTCTAACCAGATGACCGTCGAAAGCTTCCTGGCTCGCCTGAAAGTGTTCGACGCCAATCAGGACGGCTCGATCTCCGCCGAAGAGATGACAGACTCACGGTTACTGCCGCTCGTAAAGCGTGCGGACAAGGACGGGGACGGCGTAGCAACGAAGGACGAGCTGGTTGCATTGTTTGAGCAAGAATCGTCCGGACATCGTGGCGGTTTCCGAGGAGGCCCTGGTGGTGGCGGACCGGGCGGCGGTGGCCCACTAGGTGGTCCTGGAATGGGAGGCTTTCCTCCTGGCGGCGGCCCTGGTGGTCCTCCGGCCATGCAGCCAGGTCAAGTTCTACCCGAATTCTTGGCTGCGGAGCTCGAGTTGACGCCTCCTCAGAAGAAACAGCTCGACGCCCTACAGAAGCTGGTCGACAAGCGTTTAAAGAGCATCCTGACCGACGATCAACTTGCCCGCTTGCAACAAATGAGTCAGCAAGGTCCTGGACTTGGCGGTCCTGGTCGCGGCGGCCCCGGCATGGGTTTCCCCGGTCGCGGCCCGGGCGGTCCACGACCACAAAACTAA
- a CDS encoding protocatechuate 3,4-dioxygenase yields the protein MSCSSLFASRRQILRGAAAMGATALFTPGVFAEMLSLTPRLTEGPFYPDKLPLDQDNDLLIINDSTTRAIGEITHLTGKILSPSGAPLKNATIEIWQCDANAVYLHTRDSNGKKDQQDKNFQGYGKFETDSSGEYRFRTIKPVPYPGRPAGHIHFKVSQGDRELLTSQIFIRGFKGNDTDGVFRSTGDLVDRELVQTDFNPVKGSMIGELAANFDIVVGRTPDERQFESRR from the coding sequence ATGTCATGTTCATCTCTGTTTGCATCCCGACGCCAAATTCTTCGTGGTGCCGCCGCTATGGGTGCAACGGCCTTGTTTACGCCAGGCGTGTTTGCGGAAATGCTTTCGCTGACCCCACGCTTGACAGAAGGTCCGTTTTATCCCGACAAGCTTCCGCTCGATCAAGACAATGATCTGCTGATCATTAACGATAGCACAACGCGCGCGATCGGCGAGATCACGCACCTTACCGGGAAGATTTTGTCACCTAGTGGTGCGCCGTTGAAGAATGCCACTATTGAGATTTGGCAGTGCGATGCCAATGCGGTTTATCTCCATACCCGCGATAGCAATGGCAAGAAGGACCAGCAGGACAAAAACTTCCAAGGTTATGGAAAGTTTGAAACCGATTCTTCCGGCGAATACCGATTCCGCACGATCAAGCCGGTCCCCTATCCGGGACGTCCTGCTGGGCATATCCACTTCAAGGTTTCCCAAGGGGACCGAGAACTTCTTACCTCGCAAATCTTTATTCGAGGATTCAAAGGAAATGATACCGACGGCGTTTTCCGCTCGACTGGAGACTTGGTTGATCGAGAACTCGTTCAAACAGACTTCAATCCAGTTAAGGGATCGATGATAGGAGAGTTGGCAGCGAATTTTGACATTGTCGTTGGCCGAACGCCCGATGAGCGTCAATTTGAATCCCGCCGCTAA
- a CDS encoding DUF5060 domain-containing protein encodes MPPQLPQGDSPMLKTLFALVLAFAISFDDLCAADISGDLKTWHKVTLTVDGPEAKETDTNPNPFIDYRMTVTFTHESGEPTYQVPGYFAADGNAANSSATAGNKWRAHVSPDRPGKWDYEVAFVRGKGVALEPFATGSAIPPTNGLKGSFEVTASDKSGRDFRAEGRLNYVGQHYLRFAGSGKYFLKAGPDAPETLLAYVDFDGTEAKKKNVPLKTWQPHVRDWGEGDPTWKEGQGKGLIGAVNYLAAKGCNSMSFLPYNAGGDGDNVWPFVSRDDKFHYDCSKLDQWQIVFDHAQAKGIFLHFKLQETENDDNIRNGKAEVPTSLDDGDLGPERKLYCRELIARFGYELALNWNLGEENTQTPQQQRDMARYIHDVDPYDHLIVVHTFPNQQDKVYPKLLGDQSVLTGASLQNDWDVAHARTLKWVTASAEAGKPWVVANDEQGPASLGVPPDAEYEGHSGIAKEGKNSYDRHDIRKQTLWGTLMAGGAGVEYYFGYKLPQNDLVCEDFRSRDQSWDDCRIAISFFQKNQIPFWEMTNVDRLLTSEHSSKTYGFAKPDELYLVFLPQGGDVSLDLQDAKGKYQVQWFNPRTGGDLQDGSVLEVIGGQNVDLGKAPSEADQDWLVIVSKAK; translated from the coding sequence ATGCCCCCTCAACTACCCCAAGGTGATTCCCCCATGCTCAAAACCTTGTTTGCACTGGTACTGGCTTTTGCGATCAGCTTCGACGATCTGTGTGCAGCCGATATCTCAGGCGATTTGAAAACGTGGCACAAGGTCACGTTAACCGTCGATGGGCCTGAGGCCAAAGAGACCGATACCAATCCAAATCCGTTTATCGACTACCGGATGACGGTCACGTTTACGCACGAAAGTGGCGAGCCAACTTATCAGGTCCCCGGCTACTTCGCCGCGGATGGCAATGCCGCGAATAGTTCGGCGACCGCGGGAAACAAATGGCGCGCCCATGTTTCCCCGGATCGACCCGGTAAGTGGGATTACGAAGTTGCGTTCGTGCGAGGGAAGGGGGTTGCCTTGGAGCCTTTCGCAACCGGTTCCGCAATTCCGCCTACGAATGGATTGAAGGGCAGCTTCGAGGTCACAGCAAGCGACAAATCGGGAAGAGACTTTCGAGCAGAGGGACGCTTGAACTATGTCGGCCAACATTACCTCCGCTTTGCTGGAAGTGGAAAGTACTTTCTTAAGGCTGGCCCGGATGCACCAGAGACCTTGCTTGCGTATGTCGACTTCGACGGAACCGAGGCGAAGAAAAAGAACGTGCCGTTAAAGACCTGGCAGCCGCACGTTCGTGATTGGGGCGAAGGCGATCCGACGTGGAAAGAAGGGCAGGGAAAAGGCCTGATTGGTGCCGTGAATTACTTGGCTGCCAAAGGATGCAATTCGATGTCATTCCTTCCTTACAATGCAGGTGGCGATGGCGACAACGTCTGGCCTTTCGTCTCGCGGGATGACAAATTTCATTACGATTGCTCGAAACTTGACCAGTGGCAGATCGTTTTCGATCACGCACAAGCCAAAGGAATCTTCCTCCATTTCAAGCTGCAAGAGACCGAGAACGACGACAACATCCGAAATGGAAAAGCCGAAGTACCGACCTCCCTCGATGATGGCGACCTGGGACCGGAAAGAAAGCTGTACTGTCGTGAGCTAATTGCCCGGTTTGGATATGAGTTGGCCCTAAACTGGAACTTGGGAGAAGAGAATACTCAGACTCCCCAGCAGCAGCGTGATATGGCCCGGTACATTCATGACGTCGATCCGTACGATCATTTAATCGTCGTACATACGTTTCCAAATCAGCAGGATAAGGTTTATCCGAAGCTGCTCGGTGATCAATCGGTACTCACGGGAGCGTCGTTGCAAAACGATTGGGATGTTGCCCACGCTCGAACGCTGAAGTGGGTAACTGCATCGGCAGAGGCGGGCAAACCTTGGGTCGTGGCGAATGATGAACAAGGCCCGGCATCGCTAGGCGTGCCACCCGATGCCGAATACGAGGGGCACAGTGGTATCGCGAAGGAAGGAAAGAATTCATACGATCGCCACGACATCCGTAAACAAACGTTGTGGGGCACCCTTATGGCTGGGGGCGCCGGTGTCGAATATTACTTCGGCTACAAGCTTCCACAGAATGACTTAGTTTGCGAAGACTTCCGAAGTCGCGATCAAAGCTGGGATGATTGCCGAATTGCCATTTCGTTCTTCCAGAAGAATCAGATTCCCTTTTGGGAAATGACCAACGTTGACCGACTTCTAACTTCGGAGCATTCAAGTAAGACGTACGGTTTTGCAAAACCGGATGAGCTTTACCTTGTGTTTCTACCACAGGGAGGCGATGTTTCGCTCGATCTTCAAGACGCTAAAGGAAAGTATCAAGTCCAGTGGTTCAATCCACGCACTGGAGGTGACTTACAAGATGGTTCCGTCCTGGAAGTCATCGGCGGCCAAAATGTCGATCTTGGCAAAGCGCCCAGCGAAGCGGATCAAGATTGGCTTGTCATTGTAAGTAAAGCGAAGTAG